A genomic window from Brevibacillus agri includes:
- a CDS encoding metal ABC transporter substrate-binding protein, producing MKKGLMAIVSLIAAVSIAGCGAADQTASTPQTGGDASAKPKVYTTIYPLEYVAKRIGGDHVEVTNIIPPGVEPHDYEPTAKDMVALANADIFAYNGSGLELWVDKAVGNLDKNKTVIVNASEGLDLLKATEHEHEHEGEAATEEGHEHEGEAATEEHGHDHGEFDPHVWLDPTKLKAQAEKVKNTLVQKDQAHAADYEKNYAQLAADLDQLDQEFKNMVSQAAKKEFMTSHSAFSYLANRYGLEQVSISGLNPADEPSPAELKSLVDHVKEHNISYVMFETLVSPKVAEVIAKEAGVKTATLNPLEGLTEEDVKAGRDYLSIMRDNLETLKVALK from the coding sequence ATGAAAAAGGGCCTGATGGCGATCGTTAGCCTGATTGCAGCGGTCAGCATTGCCGGATGCGGCGCAGCCGATCAGACAGCAAGCACACCTCAAACCGGCGGCGATGCGAGTGCCAAGCCAAAAGTATATACGACTATTTATCCGCTCGAATACGTAGCCAAGCGTATCGGGGGCGACCATGTGGAAGTGACCAACATCATTCCGCCCGGAGTGGAGCCGCACGATTACGAGCCAACTGCAAAAGACATGGTGGCGTTGGCGAACGCAGACATTTTTGCCTACAACGGCAGCGGCCTGGAGCTTTGGGTCGATAAAGCGGTAGGCAACCTCGACAAAAACAAGACTGTGATCGTCAATGCGTCGGAAGGTCTGGACTTGCTGAAAGCGACAGAACATGAACACGAGCACGAAGGGGAAGCAGCGACGGAAGAAGGGCACGAGCATGAGGGAGAAGCCGCGACCGAGGAGCACGGCCATGACCACGGCGAATTTGACCCGCACGTCTGGCTGGACCCTACGAAGCTGAAGGCGCAGGCGGAAAAAGTGAAAAATACGCTGGTGCAAAAAGACCAGGCGCACGCTGCCGATTATGAGAAAAACTACGCGCAATTGGCTGCCGACCTGGATCAGTTGGACCAGGAGTTTAAAAACATGGTCTCGCAAGCTGCCAAAAAAGAATTTATGACCTCGCACAGCGCATTCTCCTATTTGGCGAATCGGTACGGACTGGAGCAAGTATCCATTTCCGGGCTGAATCCGGCTGACGAGCCGTCGCCAGCAGAATTGAAAAGTCTGGTCGATCATGTGAAGGAGCACAACATCTCCTATGTCATGTTCGAAACGCTCGTCTCGCCAAAAGTAGCGGAAGTGATCGCGAAGGAAGCCGGCGTGAAGACGGCGACGCTCAATCCGCTTGAAGGTTTGACTGAGGAGGATGTAAAAGCTGGACGTGACTACTTGTCCATCATGCGTGACAACCTGGAGACTTTGAAAGTCGCATTGAAATAA
- a CDS encoding threonine/serine exporter family protein codes for MSSDLVMDTCLLAGSIILKNGGETYRTEETMTLIAEAAGMDDVNSSATPTSIILSFRCSGLDHTRMVRTPKRTTNLNKITLVNDVSRRFVGGKINLEQAYRLLRQIDQEKPIYPKWMQHIAAAIASGSFAMLAGGTWFDLIPSALAGLIVNLSLEYLEQFVRMKFFTEFSAALLGGLFALLAVTVFPQLHISIIIIGAMLPLFPGIAITNSLRDLLAGDLVAGVSRGVEAMLTAVSVAVATAIILWVG; via the coding sequence GTGTCCTCGGATTTGGTGATGGATACTTGCTTGTTGGCAGGATCAATTATATTGAAAAATGGTGGTGAAACATACCGGACGGAAGAGACGATGACATTGATCGCGGAGGCGGCGGGCATGGATGACGTCAACAGCTCCGCTACGCCAACGAGCATCATTTTGTCTTTCCGGTGCAGCGGGCTCGATCATACCCGTATGGTGCGGACCCCTAAGCGGACTACCAATTTGAATAAAATTACACTCGTAAACGATGTGTCCCGCAGGTTCGTCGGCGGAAAAATCAATTTGGAGCAAGCGTATCGACTGCTGCGCCAAATCGACCAGGAAAAGCCGATTTATCCGAAATGGATGCAGCATATCGCAGCCGCTATCGCCAGCGGCTCCTTCGCCATGCTGGCGGGCGGTACATGGTTTGACCTCATCCCGTCCGCATTGGCGGGGCTGATCGTCAATCTCAGCCTTGAATATTTGGAACAGTTTGTTCGAATGAAGTTTTTTACGGAATTTTCGGCTGCCTTGCTGGGCGGGCTGTTCGCCTTGCTGGCCGTAACCGTCTTTCCACAGTTGCACATTAGTATCATTATTATCGGTGCCATGCTTCCGTTGTTCCCAGGGATCGCGATCACCAACTCGCTGCGGGATTTGCTGGCGGGTGATCTGGTTGCAGGTGTGTCACGGGGAGTCGAGGCCATGTTGACGGCCGTCTCCGTAGCGGTAGCCACAGCGATTATTCTCTGGGTGGGGTGA
- the ftsH gene encoding ATP-dependent zinc metalloprotease FtsH: MNRFFRNTGFYLLIFLVTVGIVNFILSGTDKVGKLTYQDFRVQLKADNVTELSMRPENGTYRVEGTLAKAIPGQESNKFFTNVPLYDSDVVKLVETKIDEQKLKKVEFNPAEGNSIWLTFLTSIIPFVIIFILFFFLLNNAQGGGSRVMNFGKSRAKLYNEEKKRVTFDDVAGADEEKAELEEVVEFLKDPRKFNAVGARIPKGVLLVGPPGTGKTLLARAVAGEAGVPFFSISGSDFVEMFVGVGASRVRDLFENAKKNAPCIIFIDEIDAVGRQRGAGLGGGHDEREQTLNQLLVEMDGFGGNEGIIMVAATNRPDILDPALLRPGRFDRQITVDRPDIKGREAVLKVHARNKPLGDDVKLDVIARGTSGFTGADLENLLNEAALLTARKNKKQISMKEVDEAIDRVIAGPAKKSRVVSEDERRLVAFHEAGHTIIGYHLRNAEMVHKVTIIPRGQAGGYTVMLPKEDRFFATKTDLLDKIVGLLGGRVAEELVLGDISTGAHNDFQRATAIARSMITEYGMSRLGPMQFGKSQGQVFLGRDYGNERNYSDKIAYEIDLEMQNIINECYAKCKELLTKHRDQLDLIANTLLRVETLDADQIKQLIETGRMDNDPDNPDNGDVVVNIQPKQDETNEEPKQ; encoded by the coding sequence ATGAATCGCTTTTTTCGTAATACCGGGTTCTACCTGCTGATTTTTCTTGTCACGGTCGGGATCGTGAATTTCATCCTCTCCGGTACTGATAAGGTTGGGAAACTTACATATCAGGATTTCCGGGTACAGCTTAAAGCTGACAATGTTACAGAACTATCCATGCGCCCTGAAAATGGTACATACAGGGTAGAGGGTACACTAGCTAAAGCTATTCCGGGACAGGAAAGCAACAAATTTTTTACCAACGTTCCTTTGTACGACTCTGATGTTGTAAAGCTGGTCGAGACGAAAATTGATGAACAAAAACTGAAAAAGGTAGAGTTCAATCCAGCGGAGGGCAACAGCATTTGGCTCACGTTCCTGACCTCGATCATTCCTTTTGTCATCATTTTCATCCTGTTTTTCTTCCTTCTGAACAATGCCCAGGGTGGCGGCAGCCGAGTGATGAACTTCGGAAAAAGCCGCGCGAAGCTGTACAACGAAGAGAAGAAGCGCGTTACGTTTGACGATGTAGCGGGTGCAGATGAAGAAAAAGCGGAGCTGGAGGAAGTCGTTGAGTTCCTGAAAGACCCGCGCAAATTTAACGCCGTTGGTGCCCGTATTCCAAAAGGGGTCCTGCTCGTAGGTCCTCCAGGTACTGGTAAAACCTTGCTCGCCCGCGCTGTTGCTGGTGAGGCAGGCGTTCCGTTCTTCAGCATTTCCGGTTCTGACTTCGTGGAAATGTTCGTCGGGGTGGGTGCATCCCGCGTGCGTGACCTGTTTGAAAACGCGAAGAAAAATGCTCCGTGCATTATCTTCATCGACGAGATCGACGCCGTAGGTCGCCAGCGTGGAGCTGGTCTCGGCGGTGGTCATGACGAGCGCGAGCAAACCCTCAACCAGTTGCTCGTAGAGATGGACGGTTTCGGCGGCAACGAAGGCATCATCATGGTGGCTGCGACCAACCGACCTGACATTCTCGACCCGGCGCTTCTGCGTCCAGGACGTTTTGACCGTCAAATCACAGTGGATCGTCCCGACATCAAAGGCCGTGAAGCGGTGCTCAAGGTTCATGCCCGCAACAAGCCGCTTGGCGACGACGTGAAGCTGGATGTGATTGCCCGTGGTACTTCGGGCTTCACAGGTGCTGATTTGGAGAACTTGCTGAACGAAGCTGCTCTCCTTACTGCCCGCAAAAACAAAAAGCAAATCAGCATGAAGGAAGTGGACGAAGCGATCGACCGCGTCATTGCTGGTCCGGCGAAAAAGTCTCGCGTTGTCAGCGAGGACGAAAGACGCCTGGTTGCTTTCCACGAAGCCGGTCACACCATTATCGGCTATCACCTGAGAAATGCAGAAATGGTACATAAGGTAACGATCATTCCGCGCGGCCAGGCTGGCGGATACACCGTGATGCTGCCAAAAGAAGACCGTTTCTTTGCTACCAAAACAGATTTGCTCGACAAAATCGTCGGCCTCTTGGGTGGACGAGTGGCTGAGGAGCTGGTGCTCGGGGATATCAGTACCGGGGCACACAATGACTTCCAGCGCGCGACCGCGATTGCCCGCAGCATGATTACCGAATACGGGATGAGCAGACTCGGTCCGATGCAGTTCGGCAAGAGCCAGGGACAGGTATTCCTGGGCCGCGATTACGGCAACGAGCGCAACTACTCCGACAAGATCGCCTATGAGATTGATCTGGAAATGCAAAACATCATCAACGAATGCTACGCCAAGTGTAAAGAGTTGCTGACCAAGCACCGCGATCAGCTCGATCTGATTGCGAACACTCTGCTGCGCGTAGAAACACTTGATGCAGATCAGATCAAACAACTGATCGAGACGGGCAGAATGGACAACGATCCAGACAATCCGGATAACGGCGATGTGGTCGTCAACATTCAACCGAAGCAAGACGAAACAAACGAAGAACCGAAACAATAA
- the tilS gene encoding tRNA lysidine(34) synthetase TilS produces the protein MLASVHNEIEASGLLLPGETIVVGVSGGNDSTALLHILASLNKQYQYGWKLHAVHLNHGFRGEEARLDAQYAEALCSELGAVFHLFAYDVPSYMKKTGKGSQEASRELRYRFYREVGSAHGASKLALAHHADDQVETILFRLVRGSRLQGLTGMPQRRMLEDSEMELVRPLLHKTRQELEAYCQENRLVPREDSSNRSRKYKRNLLRLDVMPLLAEVNERYREHILDLARAISQDEAFLTRLARERLDEATIEKKQEAFMIDKDKFQTCDVALQRRMITLILSYLSKHTEWSSQHVETVLHMLGGSRPSAELHLPDNMAVSRMYGRVLFSRRKRQDCIHTYSYELAVPGVTRIDESNATVHISYLEGPMDWGRLPGNEAVFDADQLPGALYLRNRKPGDRLTLFGSADGKKLKDLLIDAKIPRAWRDKLPLLTAGDEVIWVPGVRRSAVAPVNGQTRRFLHVRVEFGEDWREVFS, from the coding sequence ATGCTGGCAAGCGTACACAACGAGATTGAGGCTTCCGGGCTTTTGCTTCCCGGGGAAACGATTGTGGTAGGGGTTTCCGGCGGCAATGATTCTACAGCTCTTTTGCATATATTGGCTTCTCTCAATAAACAATATCAATACGGCTGGAAGCTGCATGCCGTACACCTGAATCACGGCTTTCGCGGAGAGGAGGCCAGGCTGGACGCACAGTACGCAGAGGCGTTGTGCAGCGAGCTTGGCGCAGTTTTTCACCTGTTTGCGTACGATGTTCCCTCCTATATGAAAAAGACGGGAAAAGGGAGCCAGGAGGCGAGCCGCGAGCTTCGCTACCGCTTTTATCGCGAGGTAGGCAGCGCGCACGGGGCGAGCAAGCTGGCATTGGCGCATCATGCAGACGACCAGGTCGAGACGATTTTGTTTCGCCTCGTTCGCGGCAGCAGGCTGCAGGGACTTACAGGCATGCCGCAGCGTCGCATGCTGGAGGACAGCGAGATGGAACTGGTGCGTCCTCTTTTGCATAAAACGCGTCAGGAACTGGAAGCCTATTGCCAGGAAAATCGTCTTGTCCCGCGTGAGGACAGCAGCAACCGATCGCGCAAGTACAAGCGCAATTTGCTGCGTCTTGACGTGATGCCGTTGCTTGCCGAGGTGAACGAGAGGTACCGCGAGCATATTCTCGATCTCGCCAGGGCGATTTCGCAGGATGAAGCTTTTTTGACACGGCTGGCCCGCGAACGTCTGGATGAGGCCACGATCGAAAAGAAACAGGAAGCATTTATGATTGACAAAGACAAGTTTCAAACTTGTGACGTTGCTTTACAAAGGAGAATGATTACTCTAATATTAAGTTATCTCTCAAAACATACCGAATGGTCTTCGCAGCATGTGGAGACCGTTTTGCACATGCTAGGGGGGAGTCGCCCTTCTGCGGAACTGCATTTGCCCGACAACATGGCGGTAAGCCGGATGTACGGACGAGTACTTTTTAGTCGTAGGAAGCGGCAAGACTGCATACATACCTATAGTTACGAACTCGCAGTTCCAGGGGTGACCCGGATCGACGAGAGCAATGCCACGGTACATATTTCTTACCTTGAAGGTCCCATGGATTGGGGGCGACTCCCGGGCAATGAAGCGGTGTTTGACGCCGATCAGCTTCCAGGAGCGCTGTATTTGCGTAACCGGAAACCAGGAGACCGTCTCACCCTGTTTGGCTCGGCAGATGGAAAGAAGCTGAAAGATCTACTCATTGATGCCAAAATTCCGCGAGCATGGCGGGACAAACTTCCGCTCTTGACGGCGGGCGATGAGGTAATTTGGGTACCAGGCGTGCGCCGTTCCGCCGTGGCGCCGGTAAATGGACAGACCAGGCGTTTTCTACACGTGCGGGTAGAGTTTGGAGAAGATTGGCGGGAGGTTTTTTCATGA
- the nadA gene encoding quinolinate synthase NadA, producing the protein MDALALEKKAQRNAELRERLMQLKKERNAIILAHFYQRPEIQEVADFIGDSFGLAQKAKETDADVILFCGVHFMGESAKILNPQKKVIIPDERAGCPMADMVNVEGLRKLKAQHPNAKVVAYINTSADVKAETHICCTSSNAKRVIESVDSEEIIWVPDKNLGHYVSQFTDKKMIIWEGYCNTHDQLSVEDIMTLKQQHPEAVVVVHPECRPEVVSLADYVGSTTGILKYCRESSHKEFIIGTEDGTRYMLEKDSPDKTFIFASKYLVCPNMKVNNLKKCVEALETMKPEIYVPKEIADAARASLERMLEVAPA; encoded by the coding sequence ATGGACGCTTTAGCGTTAGAAAAAAAAGCCCAGCGCAACGCTGAGTTACGTGAACGACTGATGCAGTTGAAGAAAGAACGTAATGCCATCATTCTTGCTCATTTTTACCAACGTCCTGAGATTCAGGAAGTAGCCGACTTCATTGGAGATTCCTTTGGACTGGCACAAAAAGCAAAGGAAACCGATGCAGATGTGATCTTGTTCTGCGGAGTTCACTTCATGGGAGAAAGTGCAAAAATTCTCAATCCCCAAAAGAAGGTTATCATTCCTGATGAGCGCGCAGGCTGTCCAATGGCGGACATGGTGAACGTAGAGGGGCTGCGCAAGCTAAAGGCACAGCATCCGAATGCGAAAGTAGTGGCGTACATCAACACTTCTGCTGACGTCAAGGCAGAAACACACATCTGCTGTACGTCGTCTAACGCAAAGCGAGTGATCGAATCTGTGGACAGCGAGGAGATCATCTGGGTTCCGGACAAAAACCTGGGCCACTACGTCTCCCAGTTTACGGACAAAAAAATGATTATTTGGGAAGGCTACTGCAATACGCATGACCAGTTGTCCGTCGAAGACATCATGACGTTGAAGCAGCAGCATCCAGAGGCAGTGGTCGTCGTGCATCCGGAATGCCGCCCGGAAGTGGTTTCCTTGGCCGACTACGTAGGCTCCACAACCGGAATCCTCAAATACTGCCGCGAATCGTCCCACAAGGAATTTATCATCGGGACCGAGGACGGTACACGCTACATGCTGGAAAAGGACAGCCCGGACAAGACGTTTATTTTCGCGTCCAAATACCTCGTCTGCCCGAACATGAAGGTGAACAACCTGAAAAAATGCGTCGAGGCGTTAGAGACCATGAAGCCGGAAATCTACGTGCCAAAAGAAATCGCAGACGCGGCGCGCGCGTCGCTGGAGCGGATGCTGGAAGTAGCTCCGGCGTAA
- a CDS encoding Cof-type HAD-IIB family hydrolase codes for MLLTPGMAAFDMDGTLLNEASQMTEGTRAALFKLQEKGCKLVLSTGRMFGSAQVPIDSFPFDGYVCSNGAAIYEKDGTLVRRFYLSKEMVIDAIHALRQEPIYYELHDTNSNRWMVQEDRERLEAIIEQDASVEGVSMRQFAFYRLARVAPLAEMLQKIESGEAEIVKFFVWDNNPERLKRVAEQFNPWQEQVTITSSGKQNIEVIPHGVSKWEGLLYFCKTWGIAPEQVMAFGDAENDREALTGAGYSVAMENATPAIKQIAKYIAPHHNDDGVARFILERVIGEPTI; via the coding sequence ATGCTGCTTACACCGGGAATGGCTGCATTTGATATGGACGGTACGTTGTTGAACGAGGCATCACAAATGACAGAAGGGACGAGAGCGGCACTGTTCAAGCTGCAAGAAAAGGGCTGCAAGCTGGTGCTGTCGACAGGCAGAATGTTCGGCTCCGCCCAAGTCCCGATTGACTCGTTTCCATTTGACGGATACGTATGCAGCAACGGGGCAGCGATTTATGAAAAAGACGGCACGCTGGTTCGCCGCTTTTACTTGTCCAAGGAAATGGTGATTGATGCGATCCATGCGCTGCGACAAGAGCCGATTTACTACGAACTGCATGATACGAACAGCAACCGCTGGATGGTGCAGGAGGATCGTGAGCGTCTGGAGGCGATCATCGAGCAGGATGCATCGGTGGAGGGAGTCTCCATGCGGCAGTTTGCGTTTTACAGGCTCGCCCGCGTCGCGCCGCTTGCGGAAATGCTGCAAAAAATCGAAAGCGGAGAAGCGGAAATCGTCAAGTTTTTCGTCTGGGACAACAATCCGGAACGGCTGAAGCGGGTTGCTGAGCAGTTCAACCCGTGGCAGGAGCAGGTGACGATCACTTCGTCCGGCAAGCAAAATATCGAGGTCATTCCCCACGGCGTTTCCAAATGGGAAGGACTGCTGTATTTTTGCAAGACGTGGGGAATAGCGCCCGAACAGGTGATGGCGTTCGGCGATGCGGAGAACGATCGCGAGGCGTTGACCGGGGCTGGCTATTCGGTGGCGATGGAAAACGCAACGCCTGCGATCAAGCAGATTGCCAAATATATCGCGCCGCATCATAACGACGATGGCGTAGCCCGATTTATTTTGGAACGCGTGATTGGCGAGCCGACGATATAG
- a CDS encoding alpha/beta hydrolase has protein sequence MSQPSVLHDTFNERQLLIYLPDGYADSDQRYPVVYLQDSGDLIEPNDSDTLLKVRELTAKGELPGMIFVGVASFDRNDEYTPFVSPNVFEPGKMFGGNASVYARFLANELKPYIDSKLRTLPDREHTGIMGFSFGGLISVYTAFSYPDIFGRIGSFSGSFWFPGIIEWLEQLPIRQTGQRLYMNLGHAEGAGRTNGQQWMVPNSKKVYELLLQNGFTESTVRQVIYESEYHSFDLGVQYVPEALQWLFRAE, from the coding sequence ATGAGTCAGCCTAGCGTGCTACACGATACGTTTAACGAACGACAGTTATTGATTTACTTGCCTGACGGTTATGCGGACAGCGACCAGCGTTACCCTGTCGTCTATTTGCAGGACAGCGGAGATTTGATTGAGCCAAACGATAGCGACACCTTGCTGAAAGTGCGGGAGCTGACGGCGAAGGGCGAGTTGCCAGGCATGATTTTTGTCGGAGTGGCTTCGTTTGATCGCAACGACGAATACACGCCGTTTGTTTCGCCCAACGTGTTTGAGCCAGGCAAGATGTTTGGCGGCAATGCATCCGTCTACGCCCGTTTTCTGGCGAACGAGCTGAAGCCGTACATCGACAGTAAGCTGCGGACGCTGCCGGACAGAGAGCATACGGGGATTATGGGCTTTTCGTTTGGCGGGCTTATCTCCGTCTACACGGCGTTCTCGTATCCGGATATTTTTGGGCGAATCGGGAGCTTTTCCGGCTCCTTCTGGTTTCCGGGCATCATCGAATGGCTGGAGCAGTTGCCCATCCGCCAGACAGGCCAGCGCCTCTACATGAACCTGGGACATGCAGAAGGTGCAGGCCGCACGAACGGACAACAGTGGATGGTGCCCAACAGCAAAAAGGTGTATGAACTTTTGCTGCAAAACGGCTTTACCGAAAGCACGGTGCGCCAGGTGATTTACGAGAGCGAGTACCATTCCTTCGATCTGGGGGTGCAGTACGTCCCGGAGGCGCTGCAATGGTTGTTCCGGGCAGAGTAG
- a CDS encoding threonine/serine exporter family protein produces the protein MFFQGLALSFVSSMAWCVLFNVPVRTILAGGLAGMVGFCVFSLLPVLGAEVLLSTFASAAIVSLLSQFLSILLRVPSTNFSVAGIIPLVPGSLAYKSMLAFVNNNYVEGITLATKTMMVAGAIASGLIFGISVVTIWKGARYAGKRTQRD, from the coding sequence ATGTTTTTTCAAGGTTTGGCGCTGAGCTTCGTCTCGTCAATGGCGTGGTGTGTGCTGTTTAACGTCCCGGTCCGCACGATTTTGGCCGGCGGATTGGCAGGTATGGTCGGTTTTTGCGTGTTCTCGCTGTTGCCGGTCTTGGGCGCGGAAGTGTTGCTTTCGACATTTGCTTCCGCGGCGATCGTCTCGTTGCTGAGTCAATTTTTATCCATCTTGCTTCGCGTTCCTTCGACCAACTTTAGCGTTGCGGGCATCATCCCGCTCGTTCCGGGGTCTTTGGCTTACAAGTCGATGCTCGCTTTCGTGAACAACAACTACGTGGAAGGCATTACCCTGGCGACCAAGACGATGATGGTGGCCGGAGCTATCGCATCTGGACTTATTTTTGGTATTTCCGTCGTGACGATCTGGAAAGGAGCCCGCTATGCTGGCAAGCGTACACAACGAGATTGA
- a CDS encoding PCYCGC domain-containing protein, whose product MKRQSWLAISFITAALLAGCGSNDQAGQDHANHAQHAPNGDLQEMTASVDQLPKFLDNQDPVIIESYKIAGTNRELLKSIPCYCGCGESAGHLHNGNCFIKEEKPDGSIVWDDHGTRCGVCMEIAVISSKLKQAGKSTKEIRDYIDHTYKEGYGKPTPTPMPS is encoded by the coding sequence ATGAAACGACAATCATGGTTAGCGATCAGTTTCATCACCGCAGCTCTGCTTGCTGGCTGTGGCTCTAACGATCAAGCTGGTCAGGATCACGCGAATCACGCACAGCACGCTCCGAATGGTGACCTGCAGGAAATGACAGCTTCCGTCGATCAGCTTCCGAAGTTTTTAGATAATCAAGACCCCGTCATTATCGAATCGTACAAAATCGCCGGCACCAACCGCGAGCTGCTCAAATCCATCCCTTGCTACTGCGGCTGCGGAGAGAGCGCTGGACATCTGCACAACGGCAACTGCTTTATCAAAGAGGAAAAGCCGGATGGCTCCATCGTCTGGGATGACCACGGGACACGCTGCGGCGTCTGCATGGAGATTGCCGTTATTTCTTCCAAGCTGAAGCAGGCTGGAAAATCGACAAAAGAAATCCGCGACTACATCGACCACACCTACAAAGAAGGCTACGGAAAACCGACACCGACTCCTATGCCGTCTTGA
- the hpt gene encoding hypoxanthine phosphoribosyltransferase, whose product MNQDIEKILLSEEDIAGKVKELGKTLAAEYKDKNPLVICVLKGAVVFMADLIRHMDIPCEMDFMAVSSYGSGTESSGMVKILKDLDTSVQNRHVLVVEDIMDSGLTLSRLVELLRHREAASVKVVTLLNKPERRKVDISPDYSGYDIPDEFVVGYGLDYAERYRNLPYIGVLKPEVYTK is encoded by the coding sequence ATGAATCAAGACATCGAGAAGATTTTGCTATCAGAAGAAGATATTGCAGGAAAGGTAAAGGAATTGGGCAAGACACTGGCTGCCGAATACAAGGACAAAAATCCGTTGGTGATTTGCGTTCTGAAAGGCGCGGTTGTTTTCATGGCTGACCTGATCCGCCACATGGATATTCCGTGCGAAATGGATTTCATGGCGGTTTCCAGCTACGGAAGCGGAACCGAGTCCTCCGGCATGGTGAAAATTCTGAAGGACCTTGATACCTCCGTGCAAAACAGACATGTGCTGGTAGTAGAAGACATCATGGATAGCGGATTGACACTGAGCCGATTGGTAGAGCTGTTGCGCCATCGGGAAGCTGCCTCTGTGAAAGTCGTGACACTCCTCAACAAACCGGAGCGTCGCAAGGTGGATATTTCGCCAGACTACAGCGGTTACGATATTCCGGACGAGTTTGTCGTCGGATACGGTCTGGACTACGCCGAGCGGTATCGTAATTTGCCGTACATCGGGGTATTGAAGCCTGAAGTCTACACCAAGTAG
- a CDS encoding ABC transporter substrate-binding protein has protein sequence MIAKQPQRVAVTHFGMMEYFFALETPPIASTLAERMLGSFETLKPYAKTATVKDIGEVTTPNLELMTELEPDLIVAFSGTHNDVYEDLSHISTVAMINNTEERTWAETLREYAKLIGKEQLAEDYITKLEALMAEAGEKLAAKKDKTVTFLRASGDGSTFYVLDDNDVSYAFDEKSGLGLKPPGQYKLEGDVVSLEGITVLDPDYIFLVDYLDNMDTTLAELNKSKVWQSLKAVKANHVYPLDVSISTKGPLAVEYTTKELLRVLAE, from the coding sequence GTGATTGCCAAGCAGCCACAGCGTGTTGCCGTTACTCACTTTGGAATGATGGAGTATTTCTTTGCGCTGGAAACACCTCCGATCGCCTCTACACTGGCAGAGCGCATGCTGGGATCGTTTGAAACGTTGAAGCCTTACGCCAAAACAGCCACAGTCAAAGATATCGGTGAAGTGACTACACCGAATCTGGAGCTGATGACGGAGCTTGAACCGGATTTGATTGTAGCTTTTTCCGGGACGCACAATGACGTCTACGAAGATTTGAGCCATATTTCCACCGTTGCGATGATTAACAATACAGAGGAGCGAACCTGGGCAGAGACGCTCCGCGAATACGCCAAACTGATCGGCAAAGAGCAGTTGGCCGAGGACTATATCACGAAGCTGGAAGCGCTGATGGCAGAAGCCGGAGAAAAATTGGCCGCGAAAAAGGACAAAACCGTGACGTTCCTGCGGGCATCGGGTGACGGCAGCACTTTTTACGTGCTCGATGACAATGACGTCTCGTATGCTTTCGATGAAAAATCCGGGCTGGGCCTCAAACCTCCCGGCCAGTACAAGCTGGAGGGCGACGTCGTTTCTTTGGAAGGCATAACAGTGCTCGATCCCGACTACATTTTCCTCGTCGATTATTTGGACAATATGGATACGACGCTTGCCGAGCTGAACAAAAGCAAAGTGTGGCAGTCGCTGAAGGCTGTAAAAGCAAACCATGTGTATCCGCTTGATGTCTCAATCAGTACAAAAGGTCCGTTGGCGGTTGAGTACACGACGAAGGAGCTGCTCCGGGTTCTTGCGGAATAG